The nucleotide window agggcagtaggtagggtgaatgcacagtcttttacccagagtaggggaatcaagaactagacgatataggtttaaagtgagagaggaaagattttgtttaggaaaactgcagatgctgttttaagttgaaggtagacacaaaatgctggagtaactcagcgggacaggaaacatccctggagagaaggaatgggtgacattttgggtcgagacccttcttcagacttagtttagtttcagatttagtttagtttaatttagagatgcagcatggaaaaaggcctttcagccaactgagtccacatcaatcattgatcatctgttcgttcacactcgttctatattaacccactttctcatccattacaCACTACAGGCAATTAACagaaggccaactaacctacaaacccacatgttttggCGAAGTGAGAAGAAACCATAGCACTCGGAAGATattcacgcagtcacagagaaacatgcaaactccacgcagacagcacctgaagttagGATCCaatccaggtttctggcactgtaagttagcagctctactagctgcaccactgtgccgtctttCGTAAGCCTTTCCAATTAGGAAACTAAGGGGCagcttttttcacatagagggtggagggtatatagaacgagctgccagaggaggtagttgagtgagGTACAGTAACATCATTTAaaaaccatttggacaggtacatggattgggaacgttcagaggaatatgagccaaacacggacaggtggggttagtgtagatggggcatcttggtcgacttgggcaagttgggctgaagggccggtttccgtacTGAATGACTGTATGAGTCCGTCAGTGTAATGTGGAGTAGACAACTAATACTGACCATGCCAGAGCATGCATCTCCCATGATCATGAAACATATTGTGATTGCCTTACCTGCAACTGCTCTGAACAGCCTTGAACATGACTATGTAGCAGTAGGATATCACAACCAGAGGTACGAAGAATACAAAGCAACAGAGCATCAGGGTGAAGGTCCTGTGGGAAGGAGATATTGTCAGGCAATCCCAGGTACAGGAAGTCATGAGACCTTCAACAAGTaggaaaatattattttcaaaaacatttaaaaatttcAAAAGGTACGGTGGTGGTCCAGCAGTAAGTTGGTGCATTTCAGTGTCAGTTTCAACCCTTACGatgagtctgtatggagtttgtacattctcccagtgagggtgtgggttttctccgggtgcctcagtttcctcccacattccaaagacgtacaggtttgtagctataattggcttcaataaaaattgtaaattgttcctgttacatatgctacatattcattgtagcagtcccaacctcctgcactactttgtatcaggcacactcaccccacacacacacacactgtgattaggtatgtaagcacttttagTATCACAACGCCACACAGAGAAagcagctgaataaaggagtacaataaggcaaccaaaacaacctgaattgtgtcgtttattatcaggatatcaaacacgaagacacaacagttcctagtgtgcaggatagtgctagtgaatggggtcatcgctggtcaccgcagactcgggggccaaagggtctatttccgcacATTTATATGTTTATCATCATGtaaaaggaggccattcagtccatcgggtTTATACTGGGCCTCAGAACAAACACAGCAATCCCATTACCTTttttaaagtctaaaagtaaagaAAGACATTTATAATTGATGCTTAGAATTTACAGATCTTTTTGATTGaatgatgcaatgtggaaacaggcccttcggccaactggatccatgctgaccatcgatcacccattcatactagttctatgtcaccCCACTTTTGTACCCACTACACTGTAATTTCTTCTGGTCTTGGgaagagttgttcccaaaccaagctgtgttaGAACCCAACAATAAGCTttccgcacactagggacaatttactgagctcaattaacctacaagtccacatatctttgggatgtaagaggaaacccatgtggtcacagggagaacgtgcaaacaccgcacagacagcacccgaggtcaggatcgaacctgtgtttcTGCTGTCGTGAGACAACAGCTCtaacagttgcaccactgtgctaccccgaGATAACTTTTTTTCATGTTCATATGTTTGTCATCATGtaaaaggaggccattcagtccatcaggtTTATACTGGTCCCCAGAGCAAACACAGCATCCCATTCCACACTTATATtgctgtaacctattctctctctcGTGCGCttgagaatctgtggatttcctttgggtgctttggtttcctcccacatcccaaagacgtgtgggtgagttaatttagtttttagagatacaacgtggcaccaggcccttcagcccaccgggtctgtaccgtccggcgatccccatacactagttctatcctgcacactagggagaagttacagaagccaattaacctgcaaacctgcacgcctttggagtgtgggaggaaaccggagcagccagagaaaacccacacggtcatggggagaacgtacaaagtccgtaccgatagcacccatagtcatcaTCGaaactgagtctctggcgctgtaagacagcaactccattgtgccactgtgccacccctctgcgccactgtgctgccatgtgCTCTGTCCCCCACTGCGCCTCTTTGTCACTGCAAATTGTCCCATTTTCAGGAATCACACTCTCAATGCTGTAATTCTGACACTGTGGCAGTAATTACAAAAGCTCCTCATTTATAGTAAAATACTTTAGGATATTCTGCGCACTTGTTTTACAGCTGTGTTCTGTGCTTTACAGCTTGTTTTACAGCTATGCTTTTAGCTGGCAAGAAAAAGATATTGAGAATCCATTTGTGTGCATTCAAACAAGCTCCCGCATACTATGCCCCAATTTTAAACTATCCAATCCCTTCCTGCAACAGATGTCTTGAAATtttgggcagcagagtggcgcagctggtagggcTGCTACCTCACAATGCCAAGAGACCacggtttgatcttgacctcgtaaatcttctctgcatcctttccatgacaatatctttcctacaacatgatggcctcaccaacatcttacataATTGTGACATGACATCCCGACTTCGATACTCAAGTCTTCAATGCTCATGATAGGTGGGTACCAGTGTCAaaatctcttaaacgccactatcgtattgcactgtggcagcacgttccagacctccatcacctttgtgtaaaaaacacaACTTGCTCAGCACATCAGTaaatgtggacagattctccctgtgaatgcacaggtttcctccggtttcctgtcaagcccgcaggaaattgcaggcaattgtggacgcagcccagaccatcagatAAACCAAacgcccttccattgactccatttataccacacgctgccttggcaaaggcccgcagcataatcaaggacgagtcgcaccctggccactccttttTCTAAGATTATGGAGATGGCTGGTTGGTGcgcacccggtgggccaaagggcctgttcctgcattgtatctctaaactaaacttagactatagaacagtacagcacaggaacagcatccctctcctcatcagaactgccccctccatcgacttctTTAAATCgtggctcaaaacctatttctactccctagtgttttttgaggccctctgagcagtttatgtatgtattgttatgtctgtgtaccattgtatgtagcacattagtatttgcgctgatgtacagcactttggtcaacgtgagttgtttttaaatgtggtaTACAAatataattgattgattgattgataatgtCTGTCCTTAACCTGATGCCAATttaaagtaatctcctctgtTGCATGTGATCGGTATCCCtatatttcctgcacttccatatgCCAATCAAAAAGCTTCTTAAGTGCCACTAACAGATCTGCTTTagcgtatggggatcgctgggcagtgtggacttggtgggccggagggccagtttccgcgctgtatctataaactaagctaaactaaactaaaccaaaccaaactaaactaaaacccacGTAAATAAAATCAGTAAGTCTGGATTTCTCTTTACAAAGTGAAGCTTAAAGTGCATCAGATCATCACATTCAACCTCATTTAGAGTGCCGCTAATTGCAGACTGTGACTTGGTAAAGAGTCACTTACTCCATCTGAACAGTGGAGGGAGACTCCATGCAAGTGAGTGGCGCCAAACAGCAAGAGTAATCTGCTGGGTATTCTTCTTTCTTCTCAAGCCAATACAATGTAACGGTTTTGTAATAACCCAGTAGCAGTCAATAGTTATTGCCATTAAAGTGATCATCAATGTAATCCCAAAAAGTACTCCATAAAAGCAGGAGAGTTGACATGCTGCAAAGAAACACCAGGTTCTgagattgaacatagaacagtccagcacagaaaCATTCAGCCCACATTGACCATGCCGGCATGATAACAAGTTAATCCTTCTACACAATTTACAAAGGTTATCATTCAGTGCATTGGGATGTTGATGAgtataagaacatagaacatagacgtACAAGGTTCTGAGGTTAAACATAGGACATCGTCCAAtaccgcacaggaacaggcccttcagcccacaatgcccatgccgaCATGAtggcaatttaaactaatctctgctgcctgcacatgatccatatccctccattccccacacatGTATGCGCCTATCTACCAAACctcgtaaatgccactattgaatttgcctccaccaccacccctggcattgtgatacaggcacccaccactctaaaAATGTACTTTGTATATCttgtttaaatgttgcccctttatatatactagaccacgAGGGGCGccacatgatggcagcctctgcctacagtctgtctgtttttctatatattttgtttattttttagtttgtttaaaagtatgttttggaggatttCTTTTGTATTTCTTTGTGGGGGAAAGAGgtagggtgagggggaaaccgtttctcagtcacttcctggcgaggatgtgactattctccgagtcgcatcttcgcccccctcaCGGTCTACCAACTTGATTGGCtgggcctttcctgccagggaccggaccagagcttcagcagcagtgcagcactggattcgctgcggagcggacgatgccttacctggatcgccgtttgaagctccggagtgttgggcctgctgcttccacatcgcggagctgtggttcgtagagcttccagcacgggcagcgctgacttcaacatcgcggaatcctgggatccctttgctgagggccgccagcgtgaatctccgcccagctcggcctgtggacttcagtagggaagtggccgattcggatgtccaagctgctgagaatgtACCCCAGTTCtgatgtcggagttccatcatccggcgagcgggcctgaacaccgtagcggcgacagcgaggggtttgggagccccccgaccacgggtgaacaacagaggacaatagaggaggatgactgaactttgaaaccttccctcacagtgggaaactttgatcccgctgtgtggggatgtctgtgttaaagactatcgtgttctgtgctcattTTTATTCGTAtgtctgtatggtgaccacacatttcactgtaccaattggtacatgtggcaaataaatgtatcttgtcttGCCTTGTCTAAAAAAAGATCCTGCTTGTGAATGCAGTGCATTGCTTGTGTTTGTGTCACCACGTGGAGCTGTTTAACTACGTTTTTTCTGCGCCAATGAAATTCACAAGTCAGcaacggcgacaacctacgacaacctacgaccacctggcagcccactaccactgcacctacgtcatGAGAAtcctcactactctccatggcatcaaaattctggtcaccgctaattttttaaGGATGCCGTTACGACTTATTGCAAATCTGAGGGCACTACTCaccaccatgaaggcgactccccggcaaccacctgcgaacatgtggcaaccgcatAATCTcctgcctaaaaagtcacctaagtgggacaggcccattacagcgcctgggaccggggttcaatcctgaccatgggtgctgtctgtgcggagtttgtacgttctccttgtgaccgatctgggttttccctgggtgctcataATACAgtgctatacataaatatatatgtgGAATATTTTAATGTATTAATCTATATATATTTATGCATGACAGTTAATAACAACAGCAGCTTCAAACAATATTGTCGTTAGTTTATAAAAAACGGTGATACTTCTAGCTAATTCAAACTATAAATTAGAGCACTGCTATTTATCTACATATATTGATATATAGCACCATTAAATGTCGGCAGAATGAGAATCCGATGATGCCGGATTTAATTGCCTGCaattaattattttcatttaattgatTCAACGATGTTAAATCTTTCATTCCATATTAAGAAATTGGACATCAACAGTTTTTTAGGAAAGTAGAATGCAGACAAGAGGCTGTTTTGTGGGGGATGGGGCTTGTTGGTACCTAGTTCTTGCCTGCAAATGAAACACGGCTAATGACTCAACGCATATTTCTGAAGCAAGTTTGAATTTTACAAATTATAGAACTTTATAGATTGGGTCAATGCACACGGTATTTTCCCCAGGGTTCGGGAACCAAGAATATGAGGgtgtgtaagaagcaactgcagatgctggtttacactgaagatagacacaaaatgctggactaactcagcgggtcagacagcatctctggagtcatagtcatagagtcatacagcgtggaaacaggtccaacttgctcacatcggccaacatgtcccatctacactagtcccatttgcctgcgcttggtccatatccctccaaacctgtcctatccatgtacctgtctaactgtttcttaaacattggaatagtcccagcctcaactacctcatcaggcagcttgttccatacacccaccaccctttgtgtgataaagttacctctcagattcctattaaatcctttccccttctccttgaacctgtgtcctctggtcctcgattcccgtacgctgggcacgagactctgtgcatctacccgatctattcctctcatgattttatacacctgtataagatcacccctcattctcctgtgctccatggaatagagacccagcctacacaatgtctccctatagctcacaccctctagtcctggcaacatcctcataaatcttctctgaaccctttcgagcttgacaatagctttcctataacacggtgcacagaactgaacataatattctaaatgcggtctcgccagtgtcttatacaactgcaacatgaccttccaacttctatactcaatactctgactgatgaaggccaatgtgccaaaagcctttttgaccacccgatctatctgcgactcaaccttcaaggaaccatgcacctgtacacctagatccctctgctctacaacactccccagagccctcccattcacagtgtaggtcCGATCCCAAGTGTGTGACGGATAATGTTAGTGCacgtgggtgatcgatggtcggcatggacttggtgggccaaaggactatctctacagtctaaagtctacagtctaatgtgaacctatcaatctctgctttaaaaatacccaatgacttgacctccacagccacctgtggcaatgaattctacagattcaccagcctttaactaaagaaattctcccTAATCTTCTTTCTaagggtacatccttttattttgaccCTAACCAAAATTCTATCTCAGCTCCAAACTTCAATGGACTGTGCGCAACTAAGTTGCACTACATATTTTGACACCGTATTTGAATACCTTGAAAAACTGATCATTTATTCTATATTGCTTTGTGGTATTGGCGCATTTTCGAATGGCGCATGGcgaaacagagttttgtttgagcctcactgaggttcaaatgacaataaatattgtattgtattgtattttatatggctgtaaaactgcagcaagtaggaattttgTTCTTCCagtcttttttttcctttacaagGAGCTTTTATTCAATTAATCACAGTTACAGATTACTGGAAAGATCAAAACTACCCCGCAGATTGCAAATATCAATCATTCAGTCTTCAAATTACAATGTGGTCATCCTTATCCACAATGCACTTGGCCTCCCCATGGCGACCAGCGATCATGGAAGGCgcccagagtccccgtggacaccacgttgttccctctccagggtcaCATGGGCACGGATGTAGACcagaaagaggggcaggcagtcgaATTGGGAAGAACCCTTGACTACCCGCTGCCCGGAcacgcgaatggccatcttgtaCAGGCTCTGGTGCAAATCCACAAGtaaatctcttcccccccccccaccaccgaccATCCATCCCCCCTCCGTGCTGCATGACCATACATCAGTAGCGTGGGGCTGAAATGCCGCAATGCTCCAGTCCGGATTAAAcacttgacaattaaacacttttgactcttgactcttaaagatTTTGGCAAAGCTGCAATCAATGGGTCTGGATATTGGGATCTGGGGAGTTCTTTAAACCTCATGGAGACTGGACTGCAAGATATACATGGACCTGCACCCACAAGTCAACTCCCATGACCGATTTGAATCCATCAGCAACAGTTCCAATCGATGCATCATTACAACTCCCCACCAGTCTTGTGATTCACAGAGCTTTCATCAAACAAAATTGCTCTGGGGCAGAGAGTCAGATCACATTGTTTTTAAATAGTATTGATTTCAAGGGCACTAGATCGATTCTTTCCCTAATTGCATGGTAAATAAAACTCAAAAGACATCAGTATAACTCttgacactttagagatacaatgtggaaacaggcccttcggccctctgagtccacgcGAACCAGGGATCACCCCTCACactagcactgccctacacatTAGCGatgatttacagaaaccaattaatcaacaaacctgcatgtctttgtggagtgtgggaggaaacagcgaTATTGTCTATGGTTTGTAAAAATTCAGGATATTTCGAGTTAATTCAAACCATTAACTAAACAAGTCACTTTTAGGTTTATTAATACACCTGAACCTAAATATAACCTGGAGGTGGTTTTCTAAATTTATAGTTTTCATCAACCATTGGCAATATTGCTGTTtgattcccctgtcccacttaggaaatctgaacggaaatctctggagactttgcgccccacccaaggtttccgtgcggtttccggaggttgcaggtggttgccggaggttgcaggtagtggaagcaggttgggagaccgacaaaaacctccgggaaccgcacggaaaccttgggtggggcgcaaagtcttcagaggtttccgttcaggtttgctaagtgggacaggggcattagacttaagatgcagcgtggaaacaggcccttaggtccactgagtccatgtggatcaccccatacactagcactatccaacacattagggacaattttgcaacttaccacagccaattaacctacaaacctgtgcgtctttggagtgtgggaggaaacacggtgaaaacccatgcagggagaatgtacaaactccgaataggcagcacccatagtcaggaaagtacccgggtctctggcgcggtaagacagcaactactgctgtgccactatgccacaaGATTAAATTGTGATTATATAATAAATGCATAAACATTTAAGTGAAATATTTAGTGACATAGAAATATTAAGTGACATAGAagttaaatattttaattcataGTTTAAATAAGTTAGAAATATTCTGTTTATATAAATAGACAATATTACTGTTTAACTAATTATAGTTTTGAATAAATATATAGAGATAAATAGGTGAAATATTTCAATTTATAGTTTAAATCAGCTAGAAATATAATTTTGAGATATTGCTATTGGTTTAATTTTGGGTGTGTATCATGAAGAAACATTAAAACCATTCTTTGAATTCCCACACATTGCAACATGAGCACATATTCACAAGAATTTATCGATCCTAAGAATTATTAATCTTAATTGTTCAGGACAAGTCTAGTGCCTGTCAGCACCAAGTCAGAAGTCAAGGTTTTAATTTTCAGGAGGTTAATAATCGACTGTTGTAACTCAAACAACTTTTACTATGCATAGGGTGACGGAgagcatagagtcatggagtggttacagtgtggaaacaggccctttggcccaacttgcccacaccggccaacatgtcccagctacactagtcccacctgcctgcatttggcccatatccctccaaacctgtcctatccatgtacctgtcgaactgcttcttaaacgtttggatagtcccagcctcagctacttcctctggcagcttgttccatacacccaccaccctttgtgtgaaaaagttatccctcagatttctattaaacctTAAACCTTGGTCCTCtgtcccactctgggcaagagactctgtgtaactacccgatctattcctctcatgcggAATGGTTTACAGCGCTACGGACCAGGGCTTGATCCTTGCATGCTGtccgcatggagtttgcacattctccatgtgcacAAGAGGGTTTTCCCCAagtgagatagatagagagatagagcaaggacataggcccttcagtccaccgaatccgcgctgactatcgatcattcatttacactaatcctccaTTAATCaaatccaactttattctcttGATATGTTATCAAATCCCCCTCCGATTCTGCTACTGATCGACCCACAAAGGGCaactttacagagggcaattaacgtACAACTctgcacatcattgggatgtgggagaaaactggagcacccatacgGACACAACGagacagtgcaaactccacacagacagcacctgaggtcatgatcgaacctgggtctctggcactgtgaggcagcagctcttcccgcTGTGTCTCTGTTCTGTACGGTTGCTCCGGTTTACaggcacatcccaaagattttcCGCGGGTTAACAAAAAGTCTcaaaaagtgccggagtaactccgcgggttagGCAG belongs to Leucoraja erinacea ecotype New England chromosome 1, Leri_hhj_1, whole genome shotgun sequence and includes:
- the opn4xb gene encoding LOW QUALITY PROTEIN: opsin 4xb (The sequence of the model RefSeq protein was modified relative to this genomic sequence to represent the inferred CDS: substituted 2 bases at 2 genomic stop codons), translating into MFNLRTWCFFAACQLSCFYGVLFGITLMITLMAITIDCYWVITKPLHCIGLRRKKNTQQITLAVWRHSLAWSLPPLFRWSKYIVEGLMTSCTWDCLTISPSHRTFTLMLCCFVFFVPLVVISYCYIVMFKAVQSSCRDIKKMGGYRKSTYVSQXQTXHNEWKLDKIALIAIIVFIFSWSPYACVALVGCAGEVYLHIM